In a single window of the Methanophagales archaeon genome:
- a CDS encoding proteasome accessory factor PafA2 family protein: MNSRRKGAESKIRGIEQEYPVSAKANLNPSLLVNAAIRGLKRRGFSQDVVWDTATEISQEVHESRIASSYGNNGCRIYNDMGHLEISTPSYNNPIDAMAYEKASEIYALVGAREASLALKKEVLVHKNNVANIALEKGVWKGKRVKTITYATHGNIITLRDACKDWKRVERALMPWVITRIIFTGSGDVVSGEFIGQEGVKFVISPRAMFVTQKSSLSTTVDRGILNTRDQPHAARRYWRLHDIHYEGLRCEYSIFLRDIAQALVICAFEAGFLDDAPEIEDPVKTFKMISTDTQECEWKIKLKSGEITDAVSILKFYLDAMEKVSTEYGGDKWEKRGLKCLSRLLEKFEARLMEDYVDGIDWVTKLALLVNYEPKSASEGISICNQYALLDENLGFYLKTKDDEVKGASLFNPKESLVFAERELPGVDRHSYSARVRHALFNAPEQTREFFKTEMMKRYRAHVRSLSWSTMVLNEAKILLDEPFMLNKDEMASCEAKDMEESLSVAKRLYPEKVIY, from the coding sequence ATGAACAGCCGGAGGAAGGGGGCGGAGAGTAAGATAAGGGGGATAGAGCAAGAATATCCGGTGAGTGCGAAGGCGAATTTGAATCCTTCATTACTCGTGAATGCTGCGATTCGTGGTTTGAAGAGGCGTGGGTTCTCTCAGGATGTCGTCTGGGATACAGCGACAGAGATATCGCAGGAAGTGCATGAATCGCGAATAGCATCCAGTTATGGAAATAACGGTTGCCGAATCTACAACGACATGGGGCATCTGGAGATATCTACACCCTCATATAACAATCCCATTGATGCCATGGCATACGAGAAAGCATCGGAGATATATGCGCTCGTGGGTGCGAGAGAAGCGAGTCTGGCATTGAAGAAGGAGGTTCTGGTACACAAGAATAATGTAGCTAATATCGCGCTGGAGAAAGGGGTATGGAAAGGTAAACGGGTGAAGACGATTACGTATGCCACACATGGTAATATAATCACACTCAGGGATGCATGTAAAGATTGGAAGAGGGTGGAGAGGGCGCTTATGCCATGGGTCATCACTCGAATCATCTTCACAGGCTCAGGTGACGTAGTCTCAGGTGAGTTCATCGGTCAGGAGGGTGTGAAGTTTGTTATTTCACCGAGGGCGATGTTTGTAACCCAGAAGTCCTCACTATCTACTACTGTGGATCGCGGGATACTGAACACAAGGGACCAGCCACACGCGGCAAGGCGCTATTGGCGGCTTCATGATATCCATTATGAGGGGTTGCGGTGTGAATATTCGATCTTCTTACGCGATATTGCGCAGGCGCTGGTGATTTGCGCTTTTGAAGCAGGGTTCTTGGATGATGCTCCAGAGATAGAGGACCCTGTGAAGACTTTTAAGATGATATCTACGGATACTCAGGAATGTGAGTGGAAGATAAAGCTGAAGTCAGGAGAGATAACAGATGCGGTAAGCATTTTAAAGTTCTATCTGGATGCGATGGAGAAGGTAAGCACGGAGTATGGAGGCGACAAATGGGAGAAGAGAGGTTTGAAATGCTTGAGCAGACTATTAGAGAAGTTTGAAGCACGGCTTATGGAAGATTATGTGGATGGAATAGATTGGGTGACGAAATTAGCACTGCTCGTAAACTATGAGCCGAAGAGCGCCTCAGAAGGGATCAGTATCTGTAATCAGTATGCGTTACTGGATGAGAATCTCGGATTTTACCTCAAAACTAAAGATGATGAGGTAAAGGGTGCCAGCCTCTTCAATCCAAAGGAGTCGCTGGTATTTGCAGAACGGGAACTGCCAGGTGTGGACAGGCATTCATACTCAGCGAGGGTGAGGCATGCACTATTCAATGCTCCGGAGCAAACACGGGAATTCTTCAAGACGGAGATGATGAAGCGATACAGGGCACATGTGAGGAGTCTTAGCTGGTCAACTATGGTTCTGAACGAGGCGAAGATATTACTGGATGAGCCGTTTATGCTCAACAAGGATGAAATGGCGAGCTGTGAGGCTAAGGACATGGAGGAGAGTCTATCAGTGGCAAAGCGATTATATCCGGAGAAGGTGATTTATTAG
- a CDS encoding proteasome accessory factor PafA2 family protein, with the protein MVNVDLSRWQGIEHEFRVGISSESPGLYRYARFYHVDEVIHALENYTFFDGTEAICSKLRRRNDGFLRNGSRIYICTGGHLEIATPECRDAFEALKYDKAAELYMQIGVEKANERYREKLKRRGSQPTYIQCWKANVEIDKRYSRGTHESYIADRKRFVGNENLLIPFLVLRKIFFGAGGFVAEKDGIKYVLSPKAMVSRRVLTESPSQWPILSTRDEPLSTKDKYRVHITSGEGVRSEVTRLLNNALTSYVIDAIESEKLTHVEEIWNPLQTFKDISMNTEGDWVIKLMNGRTESAIDYLNHYYLSVIEELFEERETSYWDEYVLDTFKRLTDKFSQGLLEDMYVVRRLEWVLKLWVIEHEIDDFEYDYIPKGKFDYRSMYLMDERIEKEIAASFDFTNLCDYDLYEHIADRIGVERILTEEDLGEALLFPPKNSRAELRVKLASEFENAALSWNKITITKEPKIKIDMSRPTGEEYSRLFERYPELARMPSAVVVFLRERRRGESTRQVLVRLLAEEEDIRGWEEEISREIRNRIVRNPYLDYLMYSNNKTYRFDQLDGWDEDSIAKKVEEIKAEERKGGKEEE; encoded by the coding sequence ATGGTGAATGTGGATTTGAGCAGATGGCAGGGGATAGAGCATGAATTCAGGGTAGGTATAAGCTCAGAATCTCCTGGTTTATATCGCTATGCGCGATTTTATCACGTGGATGAGGTGATTCACGCACTTGAGAATTATACATTCTTCGATGGTACAGAGGCGATATGTTCAAAGTTGAGGAGGAGGAATGACGGCTTCTTGCGTAATGGTTCGCGGATTTATATCTGCACGGGTGGGCATCTGGAAATAGCCACACCGGAATGCAGAGATGCATTTGAGGCACTGAAATATGATAAAGCTGCGGAACTGTACATGCAGATAGGGGTGGAGAAGGCGAATGAGCGATACAGGGAGAAGTTGAAGAGGAGAGGCTCACAGCCTACTTACATACAGTGCTGGAAGGCGAATGTTGAGATAGATAAGCGATACAGCCGTGGCACGCATGAATCTTACATAGCAGATCGCAAGAGGTTTGTAGGCAATGAGAATTTACTCATTCCTTTCCTGGTGCTTCGGAAGATATTCTTCGGTGCCGGCGGCTTTGTAGCGGAGAAGGATGGAATAAAATATGTACTTTCACCAAAAGCTATGGTTTCAAGGCGTGTTCTAACTGAATCGCCCTCTCAGTGGCCTATATTATCAACGAGGGACGAGCCATTGAGTACAAAGGATAAATACCGGGTTCATATCACCTCAGGTGAGGGTGTTCGGTCTGAGGTTACCAGACTGCTCAATAATGCACTCACCTCTTATGTAATAGATGCGATAGAGTCAGAGAAACTAACGCATGTGGAGGAGATCTGGAACCCGCTTCAGACTTTTAAAGATATCTCTATGAACACCGAAGGCGACTGGGTAATAAAATTGATGAATGGAAGAACGGAATCCGCAATTGACTACCTGAATCATTATTATCTGTCAGTGATAGAAGAGCTGTTTGAGGAGCGGGAAACATCCTACTGGGATGAATACGTATTAGATACCTTCAAGAGGCTCACTGATAAGTTCAGTCAGGGCTTGCTCGAGGACATGTATGTGGTGAGGCGTCTGGAGTGGGTGCTGAAACTGTGGGTGATAGAGCACGAGATAGACGATTTTGAATACGATTATATCCCGAAGGGGAAGTTTGATTATCGGAGCATGTACCTGATGGATGAGCGAATAGAGAAGGAGATAGCAGCATCGTTCGATTTCACCAATCTCTGTGATTACGATTTATATGAGCACATTGCCGACAGGATAGGAGTAGAACGGATATTAACAGAGGAGGACTTAGGAGAAGCGCTTCTATTCCCGCCGAAGAACTCGAGGGCAGAACTGCGTGTGAAGCTCGCGTCAGAATTTGAGAATGCTGCGCTCAGCTGGAATAAGATAACAATAACAAAAGAGCCAAAGATAAAGATAGATATGAGTAGACCAACGGGTGAGGAGTACTCAAGGTTATTCGAGCGGTATCCAGAACTTGCGCGAATGCCCAGTGCAGTAGTGGTATTCCTGCGTGAGAGGCGTCGTGGTGAATCAACAAGGCAGGTTCTCGTTCGGCTACTGGCGGAAGAGGAGGATATAAGGGGCTGGGAGGAGGAGATAAGTCGTGAAATAAGGAATAGAATAGTCAGGAATCCATATCTGGACTATCTGATGTATTCAAACAACAAGACCTACCGGTTCGATCAGCTGGATGGCTGGGATGAGGATAGCATAGCGAAGAAGGTGGAAGAGATAAAGGCGGAGGAGCGAAAAGGGGGAAAAGAAGAGGAATAA